GGCCCGCCGCGGCCACGCCGGTCCCGCGCGACGGCGGCGGCAGCGGCGTCAGCGGCAACGGCGTCAGCGGGCGCGGTTGAGGGACTGCAGGGCGGCGCGCAGCAGCTGCGGTACGGGGGCCGAGCCGCCGGCGGCGATGGCCGCCTCCGCCTGCGGGGTCACCGCCTCGACGGCCTCGTCGGCCTCCCGCGAGGCGTAGCCGAGGCCGATCAGGGCGGCGGAGAGCTGCTCGGTCCAGGGGGCGGGCCCCGAGGCGACCGCGCGCTGCGCCCCGACCACCGGGGCGGGGGCGCCCAGCTTGCCCTTGAGCTCCAGCAGCAGCTTCTGTGCGCCCTTCGGCCCGATGCCGGGCACCGCCGTGAGGGCCTTGGCGTCGCCGGCGGCGAAGGCCGCGCGCAGGGCGTCCGGGCTGTGCACGCCGAGCATGGCCTGCGCGACGCGCGGTCCGACGCCGCTCGCGGTCTGGAGGAGCTCGAAGACCTGGCGCTCGTCGTCGTCGGCGAAGCCGTACAGCGTCAGCGAGTCCTCCCGGACGACCAGGGACGTGGCCAGCCTGGCGTGCTCGCCCGTCCGCAGGCCGGCGATGGTGTTCGGCGTGCAGTGCACGGCCATGCCCACTCCCCCGACCTCGATCACGGCGAGGGTGGGGGTGAGCGCGGCGACCTCGCCGCTGACGAAGGCGATCATCGGGTACGGCCTTTCGAGGCGTGCTGGGCGACCGCCCGCTGGAGGCGGTTGTGGGCGGGGGCCCGCCAGATGTGGCAGATGGCGAGGGCGAGGGCGTCGGCGGCGTCGGCCGGCCTGGGCGGCTCGGCCAGCCGCAGCAGGCGGGTGACCATCGCGCCGACCTGGGCCTTGTCGGCCCGGCCGCTGCCGGTGACGGCGGCCTTGACCTCGCTCGGGGTGTGCAGGGCGACCGGTATCCCGCGGCGGGCGGCGCACAGCATGGCGACGGCGCTCGCCTGGGCGGTGCCCATCACCGTGCTGACGTTGTGCTGGCTGAAGACCCGCTCCACGGCGACGACCTCGGGCCGGTGCGTGTCGAGCCATTCCTCGATGCCCCGCTCGACGGCGACGAGCCGGTCTCCCAGCTCCGCGTCCGCGGGCGTCCGTACGACTCCCACTCCGAGCATGGTGAGGGGGCGGCCGGCCACGCCTTCGACGACGCCGACACCGCATCGCGTCAGCCCCGGGTCCACGCCGAGCACCCGCACCGCGCTCCCCCTTTGCGCCTGAGCCGGCGCCGCTCTCGCGGACGTGGCTGGTCTCTGTGTCGCTGCATGGGTGCCCCGGCTGATGGTCGCGGCCCCGCATGGCGATCACTGACATCGAGGAATCAGGCTATCGGGTGGCACTGACAAAGCGGCGGGCCGGTAGGACGTGTGTCCCACCGGCCCGCCGAAGACGCCGAGCTCGCGGCTGCGTTACGCGTCGACCTTCTCCATGACCTCGTCCGAGACGTCGAAGTTGGCGAAGACGTTCTGGACGTCGTCGCTGTCCTCCAGCGCGTCGATCAGCTTGAAGATCTTGCGGGCGCCCTCTTCGTCGAGCTCGACCTGCATGGTCGGGACGAAGCTGGAGTCCGCCGAGTCGTAGTCGATGCCGGCTTCCTGGAGCGCGGTGCGGACCGCGACCAGGTCGGTGGCCTCGCTGATGATCTCGAAGGTGTCGCCGTTGTCGTTGACCTCTTCGGCACCGGCCTCCAGGACCGCGCCGAGGACGTCGTCCTCGGTCAGCTCGGCCTTGGGCAGGATGATGACGCCCTTGCGGTTGAACAGGTACGAGACCGAGCCCGGGTCGGCCATGGAGCCGCCGTTGCGGGTCATGGCGACGCGGACGTCGGAGGCGGCGCGGTTGCGGTTGTCGGTGAGGCACTCGATGAGCACCGCGACGCCGTTCGGACCGTAGCCCTCGTACATGATCGTCTCGTAGTCGGCGCCGCCGGCCTCCAGGCCGCCGCCGCGCTTGACCGCGGAGTCGATGTTCTTGTTGGGGACCGACTGCTTCTTGGCCTTCTGGACCGCGTCGAAGAGCGTCGGGTTGCCGTCGATGTCGGCGCCGCCCATACGGGCCGCGACCTCGATGTTCTTGATCAGCTTCGCGAAGAGCTTGCCGCGCTTGGCATCGATCACGGCCTTCTTGTGCTTCGTCGTAGCCCATTTAGAGTGGCCGGACATCCGCCTGTCTCCTTCGCGTAACCAACAGTGTTCGTCTCCGATCCTACCGGGAGCTCATCACAGCCCGGCGCGCACCATCTCGACGAAGTACGCGTGGACGCGGTCGTCGCCGGTCAGTTCGGGGTGGAACGAGGTCGCCAGGACGTTGCCCTGGCGTACGGCGACGGTGTGTCCGTCGTAGGTGGCGAGCACCTCGGCGGCGCCGCCGACGGACTCGACCCACGGGGCGCGGATGAAGACGCCCTCGACCGGGCCGCCCTCGATGCCCGCGAAGTCGATCTTCGCTTCGAAGGACTCGTTCTGGCGTCCGAAGGCGTTGCGGCGCACGATCATGTCGATGCCGCCCAGGGTCTCCTGGTCCTCCCGGCCGTCGAGGAGCTTGTCCGCGAGCATGATCATGCCGGCGCAGGTGCCGTACACCGGCATGCCCGCCGCGACGCGCTCGCGCAGCGGCTCCAGCATGCCGAAGAGCACGGCGAGCTTCGACATCGTCGTGGACTCGCCGCCGGGGATCACCAGGGCGTCGACCTCGGCGAGCTCCTCGGGGCGCCGGACCGGCCTGGCCACGGCGTCCGCCGCGGCCAGGGCGATCAGGTGCTCCCGTACGTCGCCCTGGAGTGCCAGGACACCGATCACGGGGGTGTTCGTCATGTCGGTACTACCAGCCGCGGTTGGCGTAGCGCTCGGTCTCGGGGAGGGTGTCGCAGTTGATGCCGACCATGGCCTCGCCCAGGTTGCGGGAGGCGTCCGCGATGATCTTCGGGTCGTCGAAGAAGGTGGTGGCCTTCACGATGGCGGCGGCGCGCTTGGCCGGGTCGCCCGACTTGAAGATGCCGGAGCCGACGAAGACGCCCTCGGCGCCCAGCTGGCGCATCAGCGCGGCGTCGGCGGGGGTGGCGACACCACCGGCGGAGAACAGCACCACGGGGAGCTTGCCGAGCTCGGCGACCTCCTTGACGAGCTCGTACGGGGCGCGCAGCTCCTTGGCGGCGGCGTACAGCTCGTTGTTGTCGAAGCCGCGCAGCTTGGCGATCTCGTTCTTGATCTGGCGCAGGTGGCGGACGGCCTCGACGACGTTGCCGGTGCCGGCCTCGCCCTTCGAGCGGATCATGGCCGCGCCCTCGGCGATGCGGCGCAGGGCCTCGCCCAGGTTGGTGGCGCCGCAGACGAAGGGGGTGGTGAACGCCCACTTGTCGGAGTGGTTGACCTCGTCGGCCGGGGTCAGGACCTCGGACTCGTCGATGTAGTCGACGCCGAGGGACTGCAGGACCTGGGCCTCGACGAAGTGGCCGATGCGGGACTTGGCCATCACGGGGATGGACACGGCCTCGATGATCTCTTCGATCATGTTCGGGTCGGACATGCGCGCGACGCCGCCGTCCTTGCGGATGTCGGCCGGGACCCGCTCCAGGGCCATGACGGCCACCGCGCCGGCGTCCTCGGCGATCTTCGCCTGCTCGGCGTTGACCACGTCCATGATCACGCCGCCCTTGAGCTGCTCGGCCATGCCGCGCTTGACGCGCGAGGTGCCGATCGCCGACTCGGCGGACTGGGGGGAGGTGGGAAGCGTGCTCACGGATTGACCTCACTCGAAAGGAAGACGGGTACTGCTCCCGCCGAGGAAACCCCAAGGGATCAGTCCACTACAAGGGCCAATGTGGAGCCAGTGGCTCTTTCATTTGTCCCTCGTGGCCCTAGGGCCTGTATCGAGTTGCCCCGTGGAGCAAGGAGCGGCGTTCGGTGCGTGCCCTCGGCGTAGCGGCGTTCGGTGCGTGCCCTCGGCGTGCGGGACGAATGTCCTCGTAGCGGAGCTACCAGGGCATTCGGCTCGTGCGCCGAGGGTGCGTGCCGGGCGTCGCGACGCCGCGGGGCAACTCGATACAGGCCCTAGGGGGTCGTCAAAGCCCCGTCTGGGTGGCGGGGCCCGGCACGCACGCTCGCCCCTCACGGGCGGCCGACGCCACTTCGACTACACCCTTAGGACACGGGATCGGCCCCTCAGGTGGGCCGGTCGGCAAGATCCGCCGGGGGCTCGTCGTCCATTTCGAAGGCCAGCGGGAACGGCGCGTGTCCGGCCAGTCTGAACCACCGGACCTTGCGGTGGCGGCGCAGCGCGCGGGCGGCCCGTACGGCGTCGTTGTGGAAGCGGCGGGCCATCGGCACCCGGCGTACGGCCGCCGCGAGCTCCTCGGTGGCCTGCGCCCCGCCGGGAGCGGCCTTCAGCACCTCGACCTGGTCCGCGTCGGCGAAGACCGCGCGCAGCGCCTGGCTCAGCTCGCTCTCGGCGACCTCGCGGTGGTCCTCCTCGGCCTGCCGGGCGGCGTGCGCGGCCTCGTACAGCACGAGGGAGGAGGCGGGGTCGAGCGCGCCGGAGGTGGCCACTTCCAGCGCCACCGAGGCCCGCCGGACGAGCTGCGCGTCGAGCGCGGCACGTGCGGCGTCCATCCGCGAGTGCAGCCGGTCCAGCCGGCCGGCGGTCCAGCTGAGGTAGACGCCGATGACAGCCAGGGCCAGGGCGATCCAGACAAGGGTTTCGATCACGCTGCGCGACCCTACCGCTCCACCGGCGCCCGACCCCCATCGCCCCTGGCCGTGCCGGAGCCCACAGGCTGCGTCCGCCTCGGACCGGCGGGGGCCACGGGCCCATGCGGCGCGCCGGTGGCGCCGGCCGCAGGCTGGGGCGGCCCGGGCCGCCCCAGGCCGGCGTGAGCGGGCAAGCCGGTCGGGCGCGGGCCGTCAGGCCGGGTTACCGCGAGCCGCAGGCCAGGTCGGCGCCGGCCGCAGGCCGGGCGGTGGCCCGCTCAGTTCCCTGGGGAGGGGCCGGCGGTCAGGGGTCCGAGGGCTCGCGGGAGAAGCCCAGGCGGGTGCGGAGCGGGACGCGTTCGTCGGCGTCGACGGCCGCCGCGCCGTCCGTGACCGT
This DNA window, taken from Streptomyces sp. TN58, encodes the following:
- the pdxS gene encoding pyridoxal 5'-phosphate synthase lyase subunit PdxS, with translation MSTLPTSPQSAESAIGTSRVKRGMAEQLKGGVIMDVVNAEQAKIAEDAGAVAVMALERVPADIRKDGGVARMSDPNMIEEIIEAVSIPVMAKSRIGHFVEAQVLQSLGVDYIDESEVLTPADEVNHSDKWAFTTPFVCGATNLGEALRRIAEGAAMIRSKGEAGTGNVVEAVRHLRQIKNEIAKLRGFDNNELYAAAKELRAPYELVKEVAELGKLPVVLFSAGGVATPADAALMRQLGAEGVFVGSGIFKSGDPAKRAAAIVKATTFFDDPKIIADASRNLGEAMVGINCDTLPETERYANRGW
- a CDS encoding YebC/PmpR family DNA-binding transcriptional regulator gives rise to the protein MSGHSKWATTKHKKAVIDAKRGKLFAKLIKNIEVAARMGGADIDGNPTLFDAVQKAKKQSVPNKNIDSAVKRGGGLEAGGADYETIMYEGYGPNGVAVLIECLTDNRNRAASDVRVAMTRNGGSMADPGSVSYLFNRKGVIILPKAELTEDDVLGAVLEAGAEEVNDNGDTFEIISEATDLVAVRTALQEAGIDYDSADSSFVPTMQVELDEEGARKIFKLIDALEDSDDVQNVFANFDVSDEVMEKVDA
- the pdxT gene encoding pyridoxal 5'-phosphate synthase glutaminase subunit PdxT; translation: MTNTPVIGVLALQGDVREHLIALAAADAVARPVRRPEELAEVDALVIPGGESTTMSKLAVLFGMLEPLRERVAAGMPVYGTCAGMIMLADKLLDGREDQETLGGIDMIVRRNAFGRQNESFEAKIDFAGIEGGPVEGVFIRAPWVESVGGAAEVLATYDGHTVAVRQGNVLATSFHPELTGDDRVHAYFVEMVRAGL
- a CDS encoding membrane protein codes for the protein MIETLVWIALALAVIGVYLSWTAGRLDRLHSRMDAARAALDAQLVRRASVALEVATSGALDPASSLVLYEAAHAARQAEEDHREVAESELSQALRAVFADADQVEVLKAAPGGAQATEELAAAVRRVPMARRFHNDAVRAARALRRHRKVRWFRLAGHAPFPLAFEMDDEPPADLADRPT
- the ruvC gene encoding crossover junction endodeoxyribonuclease RuvC, with the translated sequence MRVLGVDPGLTRCGVGVVEGVAGRPLTMLGVGVVRTPADAELGDRLVAVERGIEEWLDTHRPEVVAVERVFSQHNVSTVMGTAQASAVAMLCAARRGIPVALHTPSEVKAAVTGSGRADKAQVGAMVTRLLRLAEPPRPADAADALALAICHIWRAPAHNRLQRAVAQHASKGRTR
- the ruvA gene encoding Holliday junction branch migration protein RuvA; the protein is MIAFVSGEVAALTPTLAVIEVGGVGMAVHCTPNTIAGLRTGEHARLATSLVVREDSLTLYGFADDDERQVFELLQTASGVGPRVAQAMLGVHSPDALRAAFAAGDAKALTAVPGIGPKGAQKLLLELKGKLGAPAPVVGAQRAVASGPAPWTEQLSAALIGLGYASREADEAVEAVTPQAEAAIAAGGSAPVPQLLRAALQSLNRAR